One stretch of Armigeres subalbatus isolate Guangzhou_Male chromosome 2, GZ_Asu_2, whole genome shotgun sequence DNA includes these proteins:
- the LOC134217189 gene encoding uncharacterized protein LOC134217189 has product MNQQLLHQQQQQLHQQQRRRQSLLTKNVQEEYLIKQVELHPVLYDKSLKAYRKPGATDNAWVVIADSLGVRVEDCKKRWKSLRDTFIKYFRQEILASSMPGMKRKKWVYFEHMSFLRGHVELYGISETDSIPSDKETVVPEPSSAIHIQNYVGTDQSEYLTSDEGVEEQYDDNTEYIYEEVEEASAYAIETKPNRVENISGEQETMSTTMIDDGHELVDLSQEEVRETITVPVVAPVEKVTEIPGQAASITDPDERFLLSCAPVLKRLSTQKNALLKLKIQQLLYEVEFGDSDVG; this is encoded by the exons ATGAACCAGCAATTGctgcatcagcagcagcagcagcttcACCAACAGCAGCGGCGACGCCAATCGCTACTCACCAAAAACGTTCAGGAGGAGTACCTGATTAAACAGGTTGAGCTGCATCCGGTCCTGTACGACAAATCTTTGAAAGCCTATCGCAAACCAGGAGCAACGGATAATGCATGGGTAGTCATTGCCGATTCTCTTGGCGTGAGAG TGGAAGACTGTAAAAAACGATGGAAAAGTTTGAGGGACACATTTATAAAGTACTTTCGACAGGAAATACTGGCGTCGAGTATGCCGGGTATGAAACGGAAGAAATGGGTTTACTTTGAGCATATGAGCTTTCTGCGTGGCCACGTTGAACTCTACGG AATCTCGGAGACGGATTCGATTCCCAGCGATAAGGAAACTGTTGTACCTGAACCTAGCAGTGCCATTCATATACAGAACTATGTTGGCACCGATCAATCGGAGTATCTCACCAGCGACGAAGGAGTGGAAGAGCAGTACGATGACAATACTGAGTACATTTATGAAGAAGTTGAAGAAGCTTCTGCCTACGCGATCGAAACGAAACCGAATCGGGTGGAAAACATCAGCGGTGAGCAGGAGACAATGTCGACCACTATGATAGACGATGGCCACGAACTGGTGGACCTTAGTCAGGAGGAGGTTCGGGAAACCATCACTGTTCCCGTGGTAGCACCGGTGGAGAAAGTCACAGAAATACCTGGCCAAGCGGCATCCATCACGGATCCAGATGAAAGATTTCTGCTGAGCTGTGCTCCTGTGCTGAAGAGGCTGTCGACGCAAAAGAATGCTCTTCTGAAGCTAAAGATTCAGCAATTACTGTATGAGGTTGAATTCGGTGACAGCGATGTCGGGTAA
- the LOC134217190 gene encoding uncharacterized protein LOC134217190 — translation MVLKIQISCLVVVALSLILEANALKCYRCNSFDNADCLGEPELNGGRKNSTKLGQFLRECEPDEKGLGREPFCRKITITILKPEHYRVIRDCAYERSDSACYKADNEDHMETVCQCFSDQCNGVSRLKVGMGLGIAVVAAFVRLVVY, via the exons ATGGTGCTAAAAATTCAGATCTCGTGCTTGGTAGTGGTGGCTTTGTCGCTGATATTGGAGG CGAACGCCCTCAAATGCTATCGCTGCAACAGCTTCGACAACGCCGACTGTCTGGGCGAGCCGGAGTTGAACGGCGGAAGAAAAAACTCGACCAAGCTGGGCCAGTTCCTGCGCGAGTGCGAACCGGACGAAAAGGGGCTGGGCCGGGAACCGTTCTGCAGGAAGATTACCATCACCA TTCTGAAACCGGAACACTACCGGGTGATTCGGGATTGTGCCTACGAGCGGTCGGACAGTGCATGCTATAAAGCCGACAACGAGGACCACATGGAGACGGTGTGTCAGTGCTTCTCGGATCAGTGCAACGGGGTGAGCCGACTGAAGGTTGGAATGGGACTGGGGATTGCCGTTGTAGCCGCCTTCGTGCGATTAGTAGTGTACTAA